CATCGAAGAAGGCATGCCCGCTCGCGCAGGCGAGCCGACCTATGCCGCGTTCAAGGCCATCCATTTCCATCTTTTCCAGGACCTCTATGCGTGGGCGGGCCAGGAGCGGACCTACACGACCGGCCGTGGCCCCACGCCGTTCGCGCCGCCCGAGCAGATCGCGCCTTGGATGGAAAAGCAATTTGCCGCCTTCCGCGAGCTGAAGGGCTTGTCGGCGGAAGGTTTCGCTGTGGCTTCAGCCAACTTCATCACCGAGATCAATGCCGCCCACCCCTTCATCGAAGGCAATGGCCGCACCCAGCGCATCTGGCTGGGCGGCGTGGCCGAACGCGCTGGCTTGAATTTCGGATCCGGCCCGAGGACCAGGCGGCCTGGTACGAGGCTTCCCGGATCGGGTTCGAGTTGGCCAAGACCGAGCCGATGGCCGAGCTGATCCTGGCGCGCATCCAGACCCTGCAACGGGCCGAGGACGGTCGCGGCCCTGAGCGGGCCGCGCAGTTCTTGGCGATGAGCCGCGAAGCGGCGCTGGCCAGCGGTGACGGCAGCTTCCAGGCGGCTTGGGCAAACCTGGACAAGATCGCCGCCGTGGTTGGCAGCGCCATGGCCCATGATGTCGAGGCCCAGGGCCGATTGCTTGAAAAGGCGCGCCACCAGGTTGCCGAGCATCTTCGCGCCGGGCGGACGATCGTCGAGGTCAGCAAAGAGCAGGCCTGGCGAAACGCCTCGCAGGACCAGGCCCCCTCCCCTATCGACCCTCTTCCTGGCGACAAAGACCGCTAGACTCGGCCTCGTCCAGAAATCCACGGCGATGGCGGGCCGAGCGGCTCCCCCATAGAGCAAGCGAGGACCGCCAAGGCGCCAGCGATTTAGCTGGCAGCGTGCGCGGTGGAGTTCTGGTCGTCGTCAGGCGCTGAGTTTGCACGTGCAAACTTCTGCTACGGGGCGGCGCGTCGCGCCAGGCAAGCCGCGGGCTTGCTAGCCGCCTATGGCGGCAGGCCCCGCCGGGTCTAGGCGCGGGATTTGACCGATGAGGCGCGTGGCCCGCCAGATTTCCACGAGGTCAGTGCTGTGGTGCTGATCCAAAAGGCTCACGGCGTGAGCGCGCGCCAGGTCGTCGCTCTCAAATCCGGCAATATCCATGAACAGCGTCGCGCCGGCCCTGGAGTTTCCAAGAAAGGTGTAGGCGTCGTCAGACATCGTCGCGTGCAGCCCTCGAACAGTGCCGTTGCGGTCAAGCTCCGTGAAAATGCAATGGCCTCGCTTGGGTTCCCGGGGACCAGCATTGCGGCAAGGCATGACGGTCATCTCCTCCAGCAGCAGCGGCGGCGTCTCGCGTGCGAGACCCATCGGTCCTTTGGCCACGCAGGCGTGGCGTATGGCTAAGGGGCGGTCGCCCCTCGCGCCCGGGGATGAAGTCTGCGCTGCGCTCCGACCGGCCGGGGGGTGTCCCCCACCTTCCCTCGCTGCGCTCGGTGCAGGCCGGGTGATCCCCCTCCCCCCGGCCGTCCCCCGGTTGCTACCCCCAGCCTCGCCGGCGGGCAGGGGTAGATGCGCAAAGCATCGACCCCAACCCCAAGACGGAGTTCAACCGATGACCGTTCGTGAAATCCAACTGAACAAGCTGGTCCTGTCGCCCAACAACATGCGCCAAGGCGAGGTGGACACCGCCGATCTGGTCGCCGAAATCGGGGCCAGCAAGACGGTGCTGCAAAACCTTCGGGTCACCGCCCAGCACGACAGCAAGGGCAAGGCCACCGGCCGTTCGAGGTCCATGTCGGCGGGCGCCGCCTTCGGGCGCTGAACATCTTGGCCGACCGCAAGGAGATCGCCCGCGCCTTCCCGGTGCCGTGCGTTGTCTGTCCGACGAGGCCACGGCGCTGGAGGAGAGCATCGCGGAAAAACAATGTGCGGCTTGCCCCTCACCCGGCCGACCAGTTCGCCGCCTTTTATGCCCTCAGCTTGACGGGCAAGACGGTGTCGGAGATCGCAGAGCGCTTCTCGGTCGCCCCGCGCATCGTCGAGCGGCGGCTGAAGCTGGCCACGGTGTCGCCGCGCCTAATGGAGCTGTTCCGGGCCAACGCGGTGACGCTGGACCATATGGCGGCCTTCACCCTGACCGATGACCACGGCGAGCAGGAAGCGGCCTATTTCGACGTCCCTGAACACGACCGGCAGGCCTACCGGGTCAAGCAGCGTCTGATCGGTGGCCGGGTCAACAGCCAGACGAACGCAACGGCCAAGTTCGTGGGGCTAGACGCCTACCGAGCGGCGGGCGGCGCGGTCAGCCAGGACCTCTTCGCCCAGGCCGACGATGCGGGGTTCATCACCGATCTGACGCTTCTGGAGCGGCTGGCCAGCGAGGCCCTGGAGGCTGAGGCCAGGGCTTTGGAACCGGAGGGCTGGGCATGGGTGAGACCACGCTGCGCTTCGACTACAGCCTGTCGCAAACCTATGGCCGAGCCTATCCCACCCGTCGCGCCGGTGTCGGCCGAGGCCTTGGCCCGGATCGAGGAGCTCACCGCCGAGATGCGAGAGCTGGAGGAGTTGGACCCGCAGACGGAGCAAGCGGCCGAGCGCGTCAGCCAGATCGAAGACCTGATCTATGACTTGGAAAGCTCCGGCGTGGAGGTCTATGCGCCCGAGGTCAAGGCGATCACCGGCGCCATCGTGACGATCGGCGATGACGGCGCGCTTCGGATCGAGCGCGGTTGCGCCAAGCCAGGCGCGGACACCAAGGCTCTGCGCAAGCTCGACGGCAAGGCGACGGAGGGCGGCGCATCCATAGCGCGTGAGCGCACCAAGAAGGCGGTCGGCGCCTCCCCGACAAGCTGGTGCTGGACCTGACCGCCCATCGCACGCTGCCTTGCGCGCGGCGTTGATCGAGCGACCCGACGTGGCGTTCGTCGCTATCGTCCATTCGCTGCTGCTGCTGACCCACTATGGCGCGGGCCATCGCTCGTCCCCCGCCTCGACCATCAACCTTCAGGCCGATCTGTCGGCCAACCATCCGCGCAAGCACGCCGAGGGGTTCGAGGCCACCAAGGCGGGCGAGGCCCTCAAGCATGTCCAGGGGCGCATGATGCTGCTGCTGCCGCTCAGCCATGCCGACCTGTGGCCGTACCTGATGGCGCGCGACACCGACCAGCTCATGGAGCTTGTCGCCTACGCCGCCTCCCAGATGGTCGATGCGATCAAGCAGCCGTTCGAGAAGGACAACAGCGCCCGGCAGGTGGCGTCCGATCATCTGGCCAAGGCATTGGACCTGGACATGGCCCAATGGTGGGCGCCCACGGCGCAGGGCTACTTTGGCCGGGTGTCCAAGCTCCTGATCGTCGCGGCGGTCCAAGAGGCCACGACCGCCCAGGCGGCCGAGAATATCGCCGGTCTCAAGAAGCAGGAACTGGCGGCCGAGGCTGAGCGGCGCCTGGAGGGCAAGGGCTGGCTGCCGACCATCCTTCGTCCGCGCGAGATCGTCCAGGACGAGGAGGCGGTCGAACAGGCGGCCTATGGCGCCGAGGATGACGACGGTCTTGATGAGGGCGCGCCGTGGGACGAGGACGAGGTTCCCATGGCCGCCGAATAGGTCTCCGACGCCGGGGCCTTGCGCCCCGGCCCGCTCTCTTCAGAGGCCGGTTTGCACGTGCAAACGGCTTTCTGCTGACCGGGTGGCAGACCCCGGGTTTGCACGTGCAAACCCGGCCAAACGGCGCGGGCCTGCGGCCCGCCCTCCTTGCAGTCGATGAGCTAAGGGGCCTCGCCCCTCGCGCGGAGGCGGTGAAGTCTACGACCCAGAACGAGGGTTTCCCCAACCTTCCTCCCGCTGGTCGTGCAGGTCGGGCGATCCCCCTCCCTCGCCCTGGCCGCCCCCTTGCTACCCCCGCTCATTGGCGCCGGCCTAGCCGGTTGGATCGCGAAAGAAGCGAGCCAACCCCAAGCCGACAAGGGAAAGAAAACATCTTTATCTTCTAACCTCCGAAAACATAAAGATGTATTCTTGAGCCTTAGAGACGGAGCCCGGACATGACCAAATCCCCCACCTCCAAGCGCCGCAAGCCCGCCGCCGCAAGGCCTCGACCAAGACCGCGCCGACCGAACGTTTCGATGTTCACCAGCACGTCACCGACCAGATCATCAAGGCCCTGGAGGCCGGAACCAAGCCATGGGAGCAGCCCTGGCGCTCGGCGGGCGGATCGCTTCGCCCCCTGCGGTTCAACGGCGAGCCCTATCGCGGCATCAATGTGCTGATGCTGTGGGGCGCGGCCCACGAACACGGCTTTGCCTCCGCCTACTGGATGACCTTCCAGCAGGCGCTGGAGTTGGGCGGGTGCGTGCGAAAGGGCGAGCGGGGCAGCAAAGTCGTCAAGGCCGGGCAGAGCGTCTTTGGCGACCAGGACGCGCCCGACAAAGAGGGCGTTGGCCAGTGCGACGGAGACGACGGTCCGACCGTGCGCCGGTGGCTGAAGGCCTACACGGTGTTCAACAGCCAGCAGATCGACGGCTTGCCCGAGCGCTATGTGGTCAAAGCGGCCCCGCCCAGCCCCCTGCCCGAGCGGATCACAGCGGCCGATGCGTTTTTCGCCAACATCCCCGCCAAGGTGATCAACACCGGGACCGGGCCTTCTACCGGATCAGCACCGACGACATCCACATGCCGCCGCTGGACCTTTTCGCCGACGCCGAGCACCACGCCGCGACCCTGGCCCATGAGCTCATCCACTGGACGCGCCACCCTTCGCGCCTGGACCGTGATTTTGGCCGCAAGACCTTCGGCGACGCGGGTTACGCCAAGGAGGAATGTTGCGCCGAACTGGGCGCGGCCTTCGTCGGCGCGATCCTGGGCCTTTGCCCTTCCCACATCGAAGACCACGCCGCCTATATCGGCTCGTGGCTGAAGGTCCTGAAGGACGACAAGCGGTTCATCTTCACCGCCGCAGGTCACGCCCAGCGCGCCGTCGATCTCCTGGAAAGCTACCAGCCCGGCGCGGCCAAGGCCGCCCAGCAGGAGGTGGCCGCTTAGGCGGCCACCGATGGAGGACGCCCATGCTTGTCGCCCTGCTTGTATTCGTCGCGCTGGCCCTGGTCGGGCGGGTCTCACGCCCGCCCACCGACGAAGGCGCTTGGCTGCTCTGGCGAGAAAATCAGGAGGACCGCCGCGATGACGGCTGAAACCTCTTTATCTTTTGACTATGCTGAATCACAACGACTCGGCCGCCTTCGCGGCGCGGTCTTGAGGGTTTGGTGGGGCATGGATGTGAGCGACGAGGCTGGCGAGTCCATGCTCAACATGAAGGTCCCGACGGCGCTTCGCGACGAGCTGAAGAAGCAGGCCGCCGACCAGGGCGTGACGCTTCGGTGATCGTGTTGCGCGCCTTGAAAGCGGCGGGGTTCACCGTCAACGACAACGAACTGGCCGACCGACGCCCCCGAGCGCTCGGGCAGGAAGAAAAGCGCATGAAGACCATCGTCGTGAACAACCAGAAGGGCGGCGTCGGCAAGACCATGCTGGCCATCCATCTGGCTTGGTTCCTGGCCGAGGAAGCGGCTACGCGCGTCCTGTTCATAGACCTGGACCCCCAGGCCACAACGCCAGCCACACCTTGGACGCTGAGCGCAAGGGCGGCCTGAGCAGCGCCTTGTGTTCTTCGGCCCGACCAGAAGCTTGAGGGCCTGCCGGGCATCACGGTGCTGCGCGCCGACGACAAGCTGCACAATGTGGACGCCCAGCTCAATGACGCCATCCCGGCCATGGCCAAGCGCTTTCGAGGCGCTGAAGGACCAGTTCGACTATTGCGTCATCGACACCCCGCCGACCTGGGGTGGGTAATTTCGCGGCGCTTTTGGTCACCGATCTGGTGATCTCGCCCATCGACCTGGAAGACTATTCGCTGCTGGGCATCGGCAAGCTGCGCAAGCAGATCAAGCTGGTCGAGGACCAAGCCCGTGGCGGGCGGCGCATCGACTTTCTGGGGCTGCTGCCCTCGCGGTTTGTCAGCACCTCGCCGCGCCAGCGCGAGAACCTCAAGACCCTGCTGACCCAGGGCGGAACCTCGCTGATGTTCGAGGGGGTGCTCACCCAGCGCCAGGGTTACGCCGAGGCCGTCAGCTTGAAGGCCCCCGGTCTGGACCATCAAGAAGAAGGCCGCCCAGGACGCCGCCAAGGAAATTCGCGGCGTGCTGACGACAATCAAGGGGCCGCCTTTCGGCCGCCGTCGCCACCTAGAGGATCAACGCCATGACCACCAATTTCGCGGCGCTTGTGGCGGCCTGGTCGAGGACAGCGGAGAACCGGACGGCTCGCGCCTGAAGGAGCTGCCGCTAACGGAGATCTACGAGGATCCCAACAATCCGCGCACCGGATTTGACGACGCCGAGATCGCCGACCTGGCCGCCTCGATGCGCGAGCACAAGGTGCTGCAGCCCATCACGGTGCGGCCCAAGGACGACAAGGGCTACATGATCCGGTTTGGCGCGCGACGCTTCCGCGCCGCGCGGCTGGCGGGCCTGGAGACCATCCCGGCGGTTATCTCCACCAGCGACGCCAGCGAGGTCGATATCCTGGCCGCCCAGGTGATCGAGAACGATCAGCGCGAGCCGCTTAACACGGCGGAAATGACCACGGCGGTCGAACGGCTGATGGCGCTGGGGCTCAATCAGGCGCAGGTCGGCGAAAAGCTTGGCCGGTCCAAGGAAGCGATCTCGATCTATGCGGCGCTGCGCGACTTGCCGCCCGAGCTGAAGGCGCTGGCGCCAAGCTGGGCGCGGCGGACCTCTATGAGCTTTCCATCGCTTGGAAGCGCGACGCGGCCCGTACCCAGTCTCTGGTCAACGAACGCGGAGACGGGATTACGATGCGCGAGGCCGTGGCGCTGTCGGCGAACTGAAGCCCGCGCCCAAAGCCGGCAAGACGGTCGAGGGTGCGCCTGCTACGGGCAAGGGCGCGGTCAAAGCCGGGGCAGGGGAGGGGAGTTTGCACGTGCAAACTGGCGCCACTGCCGAGGCGTCTGATGCGAAGCCAAGCTCCTCGCGCGGTAAGGTCGCAGGGTTTGACGTTAAGGTCGGCAAGCGCACGGGCCGCCTGTTGCTTGAGCCGGGCCCAATCCAGAGACGGCGCTGGTAGTGTTCGACGGGGGGGCGACCGAGCCGACCGCCGTGGCCGACATTCGGCTGGTGAGGTCACGGAGCGCGTAGTTGGATCTTCCCGGCATACTCCGCGCGGTCCTGCGCGCGATGTTGACGGGGCTGCGTTACGCGGCGTTTTTTCGTGCTGCTCTATTGCCGAGGCGTCGTGCAGTTCCTACTGCGCGCTTTGTCGTCCTGGGCGCGCTGGCCTTCATCAGCTTTGCGGTCTTCAAAGGCGGGCTGCCTTGGTACGCCTATGCCTACCAAGGCGCCTCGGTGTTCCTGGCCGCGCTGGCCAGCTGGAAATACGACACCTTGCTGGCGCTACTGACGCCGGACGGCCGCCGCCTGATCCTGGACGTCTAGCCCCTCGTCGGTAACCAGCAGGCCGACCAGCTCGGCGCGCGTTGCTTTCAGCTTAGAGATCACCGCGTCGATCTTGGCGATACGTCGGCCCTGCAGATCGCTGACGTGCGCGTAGCGTTCGGACGGCTGATCGTCGATGCGGTCAAGGAAGGTACGGATTTCCCCGGTGGTGAAGCCCAGGTCCACCAGCACGTTGATGCGCCGGGCCAGGGGCGCGGATTGCGGCGTGTACTGAGGCTCGCCCTCGTCGGTGGAGGCTGGGCGGATGAGCCCTTCGCGTTCGTAGCGGCGAAGTTGGCGCGGGGTGAGCTGGCGAGGCGGGCGAGATCTCGAAACTGCAAACTTGAACTCCGGTACGCTCGTGGCCGGTTTGGCGCGGTTGTCGTTACAAGCAGGGTGCGGCCTGCCTGCACCCCTGCCCGCCGGCGAGGCGGGGGTAGCAAGTGGGGCGCGGCCGGGGGAGGGGGATCACCCGGCTGCACTGAGCGCAGCGAGGGAAGGTCGGGGACACCCCCCGGCCGGTCGCAGCGAAGCGGAGACTTCACGCCCCGCGCGCGAGGGGCAACGCCCCTTAGCTCTTTCTTGTTAGCCAGCCTCAAAGGCAACTTTGAGGCAAGTTGCCGCGCGGGTTCTCGGCGGAGAATCTTGGCCGTGGATATGGGGAATCGTGGGAACGTCGTAGGGAGCGTATGTCCGATGGGTGTGAGGGCAGGATAGGCTTTGCGCCGGCGTTTTTATAAATTACGCTCCGCTGATGGCCATGTTCGCCTTCCAACTCCCCGATGATCTCGCCGCAAAGTTCGACGCGCTCGCGTCGTCCGGCCGCTCCAAGAAGCTTCGTGAAATGGTCGCCCAGGCGGTCGGCGCGGAGGCCTCCGGCGCAGCAGTCGCGCCACGCGGCCAGTCGACCAAGCTGACCCTTCGCCTGAAGCCTGACGACCAGGCCGCGCTCGACGAGGTGTCGGGCGACCAGGGTCTTCGGCGAACAGAGTGGGTGCTGGCGCTTGTGCGTCGGCGGCTCTTTGGGCGGCCGCGTTTTAGCCGTCGCGAGGAGTTGGCCTTCTACGCGGTGCAGGAGGAGCTTCGGCGCATCGGCGTCAACGTCAACCAGATCGCCCGGGCCATGAACACCGCGGTGATGCCGGGCTCGGTCTTGGACGCGGAGATGTCGTCGATCGAGGCCTTCCGCACCGAGATCCGCGAGCACGTGCGCGGCCTGTCCGACGCGTTCAAGGGGAACCTGGCCTATTGGGAGGACGAGGTGTGAGCGACTTTCGTGACGTGCGCGGTTTCGACCAGGTGTGGCGACCGCCAGCGGGCGGGCGAAAGATCACCGCCAAGGGCAGTGTCCTTGGCGGGCCGGCCAGCCGTGCCGGGGATGGGGAGGCCAAGGCCAAGCTCGCGAGGGTCGTGGAGA
This genomic stretch from Caulobacter sp. FWC26 harbors:
- a CDS encoding MobC family plasmid mobilization relaxosome protein codes for the protein MAMFAFQLPDDLAAKFDALASSGRSKKLREMVAQAVGAEASGAAVAPRGQSTKLTLRLKPDDQAALDEVSGDQGLRRTEWVLALVRRRLFGRPRFSRREELAFYAVQEELRRIGVNVNQIARAMNTAVMPGSVLDAEMSSIEAFRTEIREHVRGLSDAFKGNLAYWEDEV
- a CDS encoding Fic family protein: MPARAGEPTYAAFKAIHFHLFQDLYAWAGQERTYTTGRGPTPFAPPEQIAPWMEKQFAAFRELKGLSAEGFAVASANFITEINAAHPFIEGNGRTQRIWLGGVAERAGLNFGSGPRTRRPGTRLPGSGSSWPRPSRWPS
- a CDS encoding zincin-like metallopeptidase domain-containing protein encodes the protein MPPLDLFADAEHHAATLAHELIHWTRHPSRLDRDFGRKTFGDAGYAKEECCAELGAAFVGAILGLCPSHIEDHAAYIGSWLKVLKDDKRFIFTAAGHAQRAVDLLESYQPGAAKAAQQEVAA
- a CDS encoding ParB/RepB/Spo0J family partition protein translates to MLTTIKGPPFGRRRHLEDQRHDHQFRGACGGLVEDSGEPDGSRLKELPLTEIYEDPNNPRTGFDDAEIADLAASMREHKVLQPITVRPKDDKGYMIRFGARRFRAARLAGLETIPAVISTSDASEVDILAAQVIENDQREPLNTAEMTTAVERLMALGLNQAQVGEKLGRSKEAISIYAALRDLPPELKALAPSWARRTSMSFPSLGSATRPVPSLWSTNAETGLRCARPWRCRRTEARAQSRQDGRGCACYGQGRGQSRGRGGEFARANWRHCRGV
- a CDS encoding ParA family protein, whose protein sequence is MIVLRALKAAGFTVNDNELADRRPRALGQEEKRMKTIVVNNQKGGVGKTMLAIHLAWFLAEEAATRVLFIDLDPQATTPATPWTLSARAA